A portion of the Camelus ferus isolate YT-003-E chromosome 16, BCGSAC_Cfer_1.0, whole genome shotgun sequence genome contains these proteins:
- the FAM117A gene encoding protein FAM117A isoform X2, giving the protein MPLASPQPSGQTSHEEQRGTAEELASIPTDKASSPGHPTFLEDGSPSPVLAFAASPRPNHSYVFKREPPEGCERVRVFEEATSPGPDRAFLTSCPDKNKVHFNPTGSAFCPVSLMKPLFPSMGFIFRNCPSSPGSPLPPASPRPPPRKDPEASKASSLPFEPWQRTPPSEEPVLFQSSLVV; this is encoded by the exons ATGCCCCTGGCATCCCCCCAGCCTTCTGGCCAGACCAGCCATGAGGAGCAGCGGGGCACAGCTGAGGAACTGGCGTCCATCCCCACCGACAAAG CTTCCTCTCCAGGCCACCCAACTTTCCTTGAAGATGGCAGTCCATCTCCAGTCCTTGCCTTTGCCGCCTCCCCTCGGCCCAATCACAGCTATGTCTTCAAACGGGAGCCCCCAGAAGGCTGTGAGAGAGTGCGTGTGTTTGAAGAGGCCAC gTCCCCAGGTCCTGACCGGGCCTTCCTGACTTCCTGTCCTGACAAGAACAAAGTCCATTTCAACCCGACCGGCTCGGCCTTCTGCCCCGTCAGCTTGATGAAGCCCCTCTTCCCCAGCATGGGCTTCATCTTCCGTAACTGCCCCTCAAGTCCGGGGTCCCCGCTCCCCCCGGCCAGCCCCAGGCCGCCGCCTCGGAAGGACCCAGAGGCCTCCAAGGCCTCCTCACTGCCATTCGAGCCCTGGCAGCGCACCCCGCCGTCAGAAGAGCCCGTGCTTTTCCAGAGCTCCCTGGTGGTCtga
- the SLC35B1 gene encoding solute carrier family 35 member B1 isoform X3, producing the protein MKNKRKVWGGSQAGDVHFCLNFGLHPVCDQCCVCQDLVDRTRSWLYAACSVSYLGAMVSSNSALQFVNYPTQVLGKSCKPIPVMLLGVTLLRKKYPMAKYLCVLLIVAGVALFMYKPKKVVGTEEHTVGHGELLLLLSLTLDGLTGVSQDHMRAHYQTGSNHMMLNINLWSTLMLGAGILFTGELWEFLSFAERYPTVIYNILLFGLTSALGQSFIFMTVVYFGPLTCSIITTTRKFFTILASVILFANPISPMQWVGTVLVFLGLGLDAKFGKGAKKTSH; encoded by the exons ATGAAG AACAAGAGGAAAGTATGGGGAGGGAGCCAAGCAGGAGACGTTCACTTTTGCCTTAACTTTGGTCTTCATCCAGTGTGTGATCAATGCTGTGTTTGCCAAGATCT GGTGGATCGTACTCGGAGCTGGCTCTATGCTGCCTGTTCTGTCTCCTATTTGGGTGCCATGGTCTCCAGCAACTCAGCACTACAGTTTGTCAACTACCCAACCCAG GTCCTTGGTAAATCCTGCAAGCCAATCCCAG TCATGCTCCTTGGAGTGACCCTTTTGAGGAAGAAGTACCCAATGGCCAAGTACCTGTGTGTGTTGCTAATTGTGGCCGGAGTGGCCCTTTTCATGTACAAACCCAAGAAAGTAGTTGGGACAGAAGAACACACAGTTGGCCATGGAGAGCTGCTCCTG CTCTTATCTCTCACCCTGGATGGACTGACAGGCGTTTCCCAGGACCACATGCGGGCTCACTACCAAACAGGCTCCAACCACATGATGTTGAACATCAACCTTTGGTCGACCTTGATGCTGGGAGCTG GAATCCTATTCACTGGGGAGCTCTGGGAGTTCTTGAGCTTTGCCGAAAGGTACCCTACCGTCATCTATAACATCCTGCTCTTTGGCCTGACCAGTGCCCTGGGCCAG AGCTTCATCTTCATGACAGTTGTGTATTTTGGTCCCCTGACCTGCTCCATCATCACCACAACTCGAAAGTTCTTCACCATTTTGGCCTCTGTGATCCTCTTCGCCAACCCTATCAGCCCCATGCAGTGGGTGGGCACTGTGCTCGTGTTCTTGG GTCTAGGTCTCGATGCCAAGTTTGGGAAAGGAGCCAAGAAGACATCCCACTAG
- the SLC35B1 gene encoding solute carrier family 35 member B1 isoform X1 codes for MRPLSPVGDVRLDLSPPPPLPAVSGSPVVSSGRLMAASSSLVPDRLRLPLCFLGVFVCYFYYGILQEKITRGKYGEGAKQETFTFALTLVFIQCVINAVFAKILIQFFDTARVDRTRSWLYAACSVSYLGAMVSSNSALQFVNYPTQVLGKSCKPIPVMLLGVTLLRKKYPMAKYLCVLLIVAGVALFMYKPKKVVGTEEHTVGHGELLLLLSLTLDGLTGVSQDHMRAHYQTGSNHMMLNINLWSTLMLGAGILFTGELWEFLSFAERYPTVIYNILLFGLTSALGQSFIFMTVVYFGPLTCSIITTTRKFFTILASVILFANPISPMQWVGTVLVFLGLGLDAKFGKGAKKTSH; via the exons ATGAGGCCCCTGTCGCCAGTCGGCGATGTCCGGCTGGAcctgtcgccgccgccgccgctgccggcTGTGAGCGGGTCTCCGGTCGTGTCGTCCGGGCGTCTCATGGCCGCTAGCAGCTCTCTGGTGCCTGACCGGCTGCGCCTGCCGCTCTGCTTCCTCGGCGTCTTTGTCTGCTATTTCTACTATGGGATCCTGCAGGAAAAGAT AACAAGAGGAAAGTATGGGGAGGGAGCCAAGCAGGAGACGTTCACTTTTGCCTTAACTTTGGTCTTCATCCAGTGTGTGATCAATGCTGTGTTTGCCAAGATCT TGATCCAGTTTTTTGACACTGCCAGGGTGGATCGTACTCGGAGCTGGCTCTATGCTGCCTGTTCTGTCTCCTATTTGGGTGCCATGGTCTCCAGCAACTCAGCACTACAGTTTGTCAACTACCCAACCCAG GTCCTTGGTAAATCCTGCAAGCCAATCCCAG TCATGCTCCTTGGAGTGACCCTTTTGAGGAAGAAGTACCCAATGGCCAAGTACCTGTGTGTGTTGCTAATTGTGGCCGGAGTGGCCCTTTTCATGTACAAACCCAAGAAAGTAGTTGGGACAGAAGAACACACAGTTGGCCATGGAGAGCTGCTCCTG CTCTTATCTCTCACCCTGGATGGACTGACAGGCGTTTCCCAGGACCACATGCGGGCTCACTACCAAACAGGCTCCAACCACATGATGTTGAACATCAACCTTTGGTCGACCTTGATGCTGGGAGCTG GAATCCTATTCACTGGGGAGCTCTGGGAGTTCTTGAGCTTTGCCGAAAGGTACCCTACCGTCATCTATAACATCCTGCTCTTTGGCCTGACCAGTGCCCTGGGCCAG AGCTTCATCTTCATGACAGTTGTGTATTTTGGTCCCCTGACCTGCTCCATCATCACCACAACTCGAAAGTTCTTCACCATTTTGGCCTCTGTGATCCTCTTCGCCAACCCTATCAGCCCCATGCAGTGGGTGGGCACTGTGCTCGTGTTCTTGG GTCTAGGTCTCGATGCCAAGTTTGGGAAAGGAGCCAAGAAGACATCCCACTAG
- the SLC35B1 gene encoding solute carrier family 35 member B1 isoform X2 — translation MRPLSPVGDVRLDLSPPPPLPAVSGSPVVSSGRLMAASSSLVPDRLRLPLCFLGVFVCYFYYGILQEKMVDRTRSWLYAACSVSYLGAMVSSNSALQFVNYPTQVLGKSCKPIPVMLLGVTLLRKKYPMAKYLCVLLIVAGVALFMYKPKKVVGTEEHTVGHGELLLLLSLTLDGLTGVSQDHMRAHYQTGSNHMMLNINLWSTLMLGAGILFTGELWEFLSFAERYPTVIYNILLFGLTSALGQSFIFMTVVYFGPLTCSIITTTRKFFTILASVILFANPISPMQWVGTVLVFLGLGLDAKFGKGAKKTSH, via the exons ATGAGGCCCCTGTCGCCAGTCGGCGATGTCCGGCTGGAcctgtcgccgccgccgccgctgccggcTGTGAGCGGGTCTCCGGTCGTGTCGTCCGGGCGTCTCATGGCCGCTAGCAGCTCTCTGGTGCCTGACCGGCTGCGCCTGCCGCTCTGCTTCCTCGGCGTCTTTGTCTGCTATTTCTACTATGGGATCCTGCAGGAAAAGAT GGTGGATCGTACTCGGAGCTGGCTCTATGCTGCCTGTTCTGTCTCCTATTTGGGTGCCATGGTCTCCAGCAACTCAGCACTACAGTTTGTCAACTACCCAACCCAG GTCCTTGGTAAATCCTGCAAGCCAATCCCAG TCATGCTCCTTGGAGTGACCCTTTTGAGGAAGAAGTACCCAATGGCCAAGTACCTGTGTGTGTTGCTAATTGTGGCCGGAGTGGCCCTTTTCATGTACAAACCCAAGAAAGTAGTTGGGACAGAAGAACACACAGTTGGCCATGGAGAGCTGCTCCTG CTCTTATCTCTCACCCTGGATGGACTGACAGGCGTTTCCCAGGACCACATGCGGGCTCACTACCAAACAGGCTCCAACCACATGATGTTGAACATCAACCTTTGGTCGACCTTGATGCTGGGAGCTG GAATCCTATTCACTGGGGAGCTCTGGGAGTTCTTGAGCTTTGCCGAAAGGTACCCTACCGTCATCTATAACATCCTGCTCTTTGGCCTGACCAGTGCCCTGGGCCAG AGCTTCATCTTCATGACAGTTGTGTATTTTGGTCCCCTGACCTGCTCCATCATCACCACAACTCGAAAGTTCTTCACCATTTTGGCCTCTGTGATCCTCTTCGCCAACCCTATCAGCCCCATGCAGTGGGTGGGCACTGTGCTCGTGTTCTTGG GTCTAGGTCTCGATGCCAAGTTTGGGAAAGGAGCCAAGAAGACATCCCACTAG